The proteins below come from a single Streptomyces sp. M92 genomic window:
- a CDS encoding RidA family protein — translation MAITLVNPEGLPEIDVYRQVSVAAGSKLVFVAGQVAWDADGRTVGAGDLAAQTERCYLNVATALAAAGASFADVAKLNVQVVDWTPDKMPQLLEGIARASAVLGTTPVPPATLTGVAALDVPEHLIEVEATAVVD, via the coding sequence ATGGCCATCACCCTGGTGAACCCCGAAGGACTGCCGGAGATCGACGTCTACCGGCAGGTGTCCGTCGCCGCCGGATCGAAGCTGGTCTTCGTCGCCGGCCAGGTCGCGTGGGACGCCGACGGCAGGACGGTCGGTGCGGGCGATCTCGCCGCGCAGACCGAGCGGTGCTACCTCAACGTCGCCACCGCCCTCGCCGCGGCCGGCGCCTCCTTCGCGGACGTGGCGAAACTGAACGTCCAGGTCGTCGACTGGACCCCCGACAAGATGCCCCAGCTGCTGGAGGGCATCGCCCGCGCGTCCGCGGTGCTGGGAACGACCCCGGTGCCGCCCGCCACGCTCACGGGCGTCGCGGCGCTGGACGTGCCCGAGCACCTGATCGAGGTCGAGGCCACCGCGGTCGTCGACTGA
- a CDS encoding NCS1 family nucleobase:cation symporter-1 — protein sequence MTALEDRRSPAGTDGTATSSGLYTYDLAPTKREGRRWGAYNVFTLWANDVHSLGNYAFAIGLFALGLNVWGILAAFALASVLLFLLLTLSGFMGHKTGVPFPVMSRIAFGVKGAQIPAAVRGAVAIAWFGIQTYLASAVLSTLLVAMAPDLARLDTNSLLGQSTLGWITFLVLWAVQVVIVSYGMQMIRRYMAFAAPTTLLTMCALAVWMFVRADGSVSLSVDDPLTGGAMWLQVLQAAALWVVIYGTFVLNFCDFTRSARSRGSIVRGNVIGIPVNMLFFAVIVAVLSGAQFSLDGRVITSPTDIVRSVPNMFLLAVASLALIALTVAVNLLANFVAPIYALVNLFPRRLDFRRAGLVSAVLGLVITPWNLYNSPVVVNYFLGGLGALLGPLFGVIMADYWLLRKARVNVPALYTEDAGAEYHYRRGYNPRAVAAFVPSAAIAVVVALVPWFHAAAGFSWFIGAALAAALYAAVADRSSPIRDVDGESIAVAAE from the coding sequence ATGACTGCCCTGGAAGACCGCCGCTCGCCCGCCGGGACCGACGGCACCGCCACCAGCTCCGGCCTCTACACCTACGACCTGGCCCCGACGAAGCGGGAAGGGCGCCGCTGGGGCGCCTACAACGTCTTCACGCTCTGGGCCAACGACGTGCACAGCCTGGGCAATTACGCGTTCGCCATCGGACTGTTCGCCCTCGGACTGAACGTGTGGGGCATCCTCGCCGCCTTCGCGCTCGCCTCGGTCCTGCTCTTCCTGCTCCTGACCCTGTCCGGGTTCATGGGGCACAAGACGGGCGTGCCGTTCCCGGTCATGAGCCGCATCGCGTTCGGCGTCAAGGGCGCGCAGATACCGGCCGCCGTCCGAGGAGCCGTGGCCATCGCCTGGTTTGGTATCCAGACCTATCTTGCCTCGGCCGTGCTGAGCACCCTCCTGGTGGCCATGGCCCCGGACCTGGCCCGCCTGGACACGAACTCCCTGCTCGGCCAGTCGACGCTCGGCTGGATCACCTTCCTGGTCCTGTGGGCCGTGCAGGTCGTCATCGTCAGCTACGGGATGCAGATGATCCGCCGGTACATGGCGTTCGCGGCGCCCACCACGCTGCTCACCATGTGCGCCCTGGCCGTGTGGATGTTCGTCCGCGCGGACGGTTCGGTCTCGCTGTCCGTCGACGACCCGCTCACCGGCGGCGCGATGTGGCTCCAGGTGCTTCAGGCCGCCGCGCTGTGGGTGGTGATCTACGGAACGTTCGTGCTGAACTTCTGCGACTTCACCCGGTCCGCGCGCAGCCGCGGCTCCATCGTGCGCGGGAACGTCATCGGCATCCCGGTGAACATGCTCTTCTTCGCCGTCATCGTGGCGGTCCTCAGCGGAGCGCAGTTCAGCCTCGACGGGCGCGTCATCACCAGCCCGACGGACATCGTGCGCAGCGTGCCCAACATGTTCCTGCTCGCCGTCGCCTCGCTGGCCCTCATCGCCCTGACCGTGGCGGTGAATCTGCTGGCCAACTTCGTCGCCCCGATCTACGCCCTGGTCAACCTCTTCCCCCGCCGGCTCGACTTCCGCCGCGCGGGACTGGTGAGCGCGGTGCTGGGCCTGGTCATCACGCCCTGGAACCTCTACAACAGCCCGGTCGTCGTCAACTACTTCCTCGGCGGGCTCGGGGCGCTGCTCGGCCCGCTGTTCGGCGTGATCATGGCGGACTACTGGCTGCTGCGGAAGGCCCGCGTGAACGTGCCGGCCCTCTACACCGAGGACGCGGGGGCGGAGTACCACTACCGCCGCGGCTACAACCCGCGGGCCGTCGCCGCCTTCGTGCCGAGTGCCGCGATCGCCGTCGTCGTCGCCCTGGTGCCCTGGTTCCACGCCGCGGCCGGCTTCTCCTGGTTCATCGGGGCGGCCCTCGCCGCCGCGCTGTACGCGGCCGTCGCCGACCGATCCTCCCCGATCCGCGACGTGGACGGCGAGTCCATCGCCGTCGCCGCGGAATAG
- a CDS encoding GNAT family N-acetyltransferase has product MSPASVRPATLADAPAITGLLNEIDRIEIGRPETDQHTVEADLKHPETDLTRDSWLAFDDGRLVAYGLLWDESGGERVDIDHYVLPGHQATGLRVLAAMEARALAKARDNGAERAVVHLHLNTRPTTDTGLLTDRGWSVVRRYHVLRRAVDPASDLAPEPPAGVRVRACATEADRLRVHELYQRAFADHFDFQPREYALWLSDIDAERLDWSLVWIAETDDLGDAGFLLARDDREAMGWIRAIGVLAEARGRGLGGFLLRHAFARFAARGRDTVGLGVDTANATGAPRLYGRSGMSVHYAVDTWEAVLV; this is encoded by the coding sequence ATGTCCCCAGCTTCCGTGCGACCGGCCACCCTCGCCGACGCCCCCGCCATCACCGGCCTGCTCAACGAGATCGACCGGATCGAGATCGGCCGGCCCGAGACCGACCAGCACACCGTCGAAGCCGATCTGAAACACCCGGAGACCGACCTGACGCGCGACTCGTGGCTGGCCTTCGACGACGGGCGGCTCGTGGCCTACGGCCTGCTGTGGGACGAGTCGGGCGGCGAACGCGTCGACATCGACCACTACGTGCTGCCCGGCCACCAGGCGACCGGACTGCGGGTCCTCGCGGCCATGGAGGCCCGTGCCCTGGCCAAGGCGCGGGACAACGGGGCGGAGCGGGCCGTCGTCCACCTCCACCTCAACACCCGGCCCACGACCGACACCGGACTGCTCACCGACCGCGGCTGGAGCGTCGTACGGCGCTACCACGTGCTGCGGCGCGCGGTGGACCCGGCGAGCGACCTCGCGCCCGAGCCGCCGGCGGGAGTGCGGGTGCGGGCCTGCGCCACGGAGGCCGACCGCCTGCGGGTGCACGAGCTCTACCAGCGGGCGTTCGCGGACCACTTCGACTTCCAGCCGCGTGAGTACGCACTGTGGCTCAGCGACATCGACGCCGAGCGACTGGACTGGTCCCTCGTGTGGATCGCCGAGACCGACGACCTCGGCGACGCCGGGTTCCTGCTGGCCCGCGACGACCGTGAGGCCATGGGCTGGATCCGCGCCATCGGCGTCCTGGCCGAGGCCCGCGGCCGCGGCCTCGGCGGATTCCTGCTGCGGCACGCCTTCGCCCGCTTCGCGGCGCGGGGCCGGGACACGGTGGGCCTCGGCGTCGACACCGCCAACGCCACGGGTGCCCCGCGGCTCTACGGCCGCAGCGGCATGTCGGTCCACTACGCGGTCGACACCTGGGAGGCCGTGCTCGTCTGA
- a CDS encoding aspartate/glutamate racemase family protein codes for MRILVVNVNTTQSITDAIGKQAALAASPGTEIVPLTPSFGAESVEGNYESYLAAVAVMETVRAHPEPFDAVIQAGYGEHGREGLQELLDVPVVDITEAAASTARFLGRRYSVVTTLDRTVPLIEERLEVAGLSARCASVRASGLAVLALERDERAAVEAITEQAARAVEDDRAEVICLGCGGMAGLAERVVERTGVPVVDGVAAAVTIAESLVRLGLSTSKVRTYARPRTKRIVNWPPKAG; via the coding sequence ATGCGCATCCTCGTGGTCAACGTCAACACCACGCAGTCCATCACCGACGCGATCGGCAAGCAGGCGGCGCTCGCCGCCTCGCCGGGCACCGAGATCGTCCCGTTGACCCCCTCCTTCGGCGCGGAGTCCGTCGAGGGCAACTACGAGAGCTACCTGGCGGCGGTCGCCGTCATGGAGACCGTGCGGGCCCACCCGGAGCCCTTCGACGCGGTGATCCAGGCCGGATACGGCGAACACGGCAGGGAGGGACTGCAGGAACTGCTCGACGTCCCCGTCGTCGACATCACCGAGGCCGCGGCGAGCACGGCGCGGTTCCTGGGCCGCCGGTACTCCGTCGTCACCACCCTGGACCGGACGGTCCCGCTGATCGAGGAGCGGCTGGAGGTGGCGGGCCTGAGTGCCCGGTGCGCCTCGGTGCGGGCCAGCGGGCTCGCCGTGCTCGCGCTGGAGCGGGACGAGCGGGCGGCCGTGGAGGCCATCACCGAGCAGGCCGCCCGCGCGGTCGAGGACGACCGGGCCGAGGTGATCTGCCTCGGCTGCGGCGGCATGGCCGGTCTCGCCGAACGCGTGGTGGAGCGGACCGGTGTCCCCGTGGTCGACGGGGTCGCCGCAGCAGTGACGATCGCCGAGTCGCTGGTCCGGCTGGGTCTGTCCACGTCCAAGGTGCGCACCTACGCCCGTCCGCGCACCAAGCGGATCGTCAACTGGCCCCCGAAGGCCGGCTGA
- a CDS encoding LacI family DNA-binding transcriptional regulator — MARPRIKDVARHAGVSEKTVSNVINDYAHVSDRTRRVVREAIEQLGYRVNLAGRHLRRGRTGIIALVVPELDIPYFAELARHVVREAEKCSLTVLIHQSGADRAHELAALAGFGSTFVDGIILSPLALTADDLRGRAGAPPTVLLGELLEEGADHVAIDNERAAREATGHLIALGRRTVLAVGGRDDPGLGTAQARTRGYRAALIEAGIAYDPAALLPVESFRMPDGAEAVARALGAGLRPDALLCLNDQLALGALRTLHEHGIRVPEDVAVIGFDDVEGGRYSVPTLSTVAPDKAAVARVAVQLLQHRIEEATGPEGVSEDAESGVLSPQDRIVAHRLVLRESTEGHDRS; from the coding sequence GTGGCACGGCCCAGGATCAAGGACGTCGCACGTCACGCGGGCGTGTCGGAGAAGACGGTGTCCAATGTCATCAACGACTACGCCCATGTCTCCGACCGGACCCGACGCGTGGTGCGGGAGGCCATAGAACAGCTCGGCTACCGGGTGAACCTGGCCGGCCGTCACCTGCGCAGGGGCCGTACCGGCATCATCGCCCTGGTCGTGCCCGAGCTGGACATCCCGTACTTCGCGGAGCTGGCCCGGCACGTCGTCCGGGAGGCCGAGAAGTGCTCCCTGACCGTCCTGATCCACCAGTCCGGCGCGGACCGCGCCCACGAGCTGGCGGCGCTGGCCGGTTTCGGCTCCACGTTCGTGGACGGGATCATCCTGAGCCCGCTCGCCCTGACCGCCGACGATCTGCGGGGCCGCGCGGGCGCCCCGCCCACCGTGCTGCTCGGTGAGCTGCTGGAGGAGGGCGCCGACCACGTGGCGATCGACAACGAACGGGCCGCGCGCGAGGCCACCGGCCACCTGATCGCGCTCGGCCGCCGCACCGTCCTGGCCGTGGGCGGGCGCGACGACCCGGGCCTCGGCACGGCTCAGGCCCGCACCCGCGGCTACCGTGCGGCCCTGATCGAGGCGGGCATCGCCTACGACCCGGCCGCGCTGCTGCCGGTCGAGTCTTTCCGGATGCCCGACGGGGCCGAGGCGGTGGCGCGGGCGCTCGGCGCGGGCCTGCGGCCGGACGCGCTGCTCTGCCTCAACGACCAGCTGGCGCTGGGGGCGTTGCGCACCCTGCACGAACACGGGATCCGGGTGCCCGAGGACGTCGCGGTCATCGGCTTCGACGACGTGGAAGGCGGGCGGTACTCCGTGCCGACGCTGAGCACGGTGGCGCCCGACAAGGCGGCGGTGGCCAGGGTCGCGGTGCAACTGCTCCAGCACCGCATCGAGGAGGCGACCGGACCGGAGGGCGTGAGCGAGGACGCGGAGTCCGGTGTGCTCTCGCCCCAGGACCGCATCGTGGCCCACCGGCTCGTCCTGCGGGAGAGCACGGAGGGCCACGACCGGAGCTGA
- a CDS encoding TauD/TfdA dioxygenase family protein — protein MTVMSAAPAVELREARIPADGLYEGRRVLRRLPEGWEERPYERFEVVPQARTIGAEIRGVDLSRPLTPALREELNRALLEWKVLFFRSQHLTSGQQRAFAGNWGELETNPLLAAGSSEDVVRFDKRDGAVPTYENVWHTDVTFRERPALGAVLQLREVPPLGGDTMWADMAAAYDNLPQEVKDRVDGARAVHDFIPGFARFYGPERLVPHQDLFPPVEHPVVRTHPETGRRMLFVNTSFTTHITGMDRDESDRLLRFLFQQAHVPEYQVRFRWQPGDVAFWDNRATQHYAVGDYGSERRVAERVAIEGDRPF, from the coding sequence ATGACCGTCATGTCTGCCGCACCCGCTGTCGAACTGCGTGAAGCGCGTATTCCGGCCGACGGCCTGTACGAGGGGCGGCGCGTGCTGCGCCGGCTGCCCGAGGGGTGGGAGGAGCGGCCGTACGAACGCTTCGAGGTCGTTCCGCAGGCCCGGACCATCGGCGCCGAGATCAGGGGCGTCGACCTGTCGCGTCCGCTGACTCCCGCGCTGCGCGAGGAGTTGAACCGCGCCCTGCTGGAGTGGAAGGTGCTGTTCTTCCGCTCCCAGCACCTCACCTCCGGGCAGCAGCGCGCGTTCGCGGGCAACTGGGGCGAGCTGGAGACCAATCCCCTGCTCGCCGCCGGTTCCAGTGAGGACGTCGTGCGGTTCGACAAGCGCGACGGCGCCGTCCCGACGTACGAGAACGTCTGGCACACCGACGTCACCTTCCGCGAGCGGCCCGCGCTCGGCGCGGTGCTCCAGTTGCGCGAGGTGCCGCCGTTGGGCGGGGACACGATGTGGGCGGACATGGCCGCCGCCTACGACAACCTCCCCCAGGAGGTGAAGGACCGCGTCGACGGCGCCCGCGCCGTGCACGACTTCATCCCCGGCTTCGCCAGGTTCTACGGACCCGAACGGCTCGTCCCGCACCAGGACCTCTTCCCGCCCGTGGAGCACCCCGTCGTGCGCACCCACCCGGAGACCGGGCGGCGCATGCTGTTCGTCAACACGTCCTTCACCACCCACATCACCGGCATGGACCGGGACGAGAGCGACCGGCTGCTGCGCTTCCTGTTCCAGCAGGCGCACGTGCCCGAGTACCAGGTCCGCTTCCGCTGGCAGCCCGGCGACGTCGCCTTCTGGGACAATCGGGCCACGCAGCACTACGCCGTCGGCGACTACGGCTCCGAGCGCCGGGTCGCGGAACGCGTCGCCATCGAGGGTGACCGCCCCTTCTGA
- a CDS encoding tellurite resistance TerB family protein → MAMWDKIKDQAKTFQQSQGTRGASGHGQQGYGQQGYGQQGAGGSGSSSSGGSKAQLIGLFKSQLASVKTELKSGAYRDASMAMCALVAAADGQVEPAERQRVEELIVSNEVLQNFPADQLRQRFNQHVDKLLANFELGRSEALQVIAKAAKKPAEARAVIQTGMVIAGADGVFEPSEQYAIREACTALGVPPSEFGV, encoded by the coding sequence GTGGCGATGTGGGACAAGATCAAGGACCAGGCCAAGACCTTCCAGCAGTCCCAGGGCACTCGGGGAGCAAGCGGTCACGGACAGCAGGGGTACGGACAGCAGGGGTACGGGCAGCAGGGCGCCGGCGGGTCGGGGTCGTCGTCCTCGGGAGGTTCCAAGGCACAGCTGATCGGGCTGTTCAAGTCCCAGCTGGCGTCGGTCAAGACCGAGCTCAAGAGCGGTGCCTACCGGGACGCCAGCATGGCCATGTGCGCGCTGGTCGCCGCGGCCGACGGCCAGGTGGAGCCGGCGGAGCGCCAGCGCGTGGAGGAGCTGATCGTCTCCAACGAGGTGCTGCAGAACTTCCCCGCCGACCAGCTCCGCCAGCGTTTCAACCAGCACGTGGACAAGCTCCTCGCCAACTTCGAGCTGGGCAGGAGCGAGGCGCTTCAGGTGATCGCCAAGGCCGCCAAGAAGCCCGCGGAGGCCCGGGCCGTCATCCAGACCGGCATGGTCATCGCCGGTGCCGACGGAGTCTTCGAGCCGTCCGAGCAGTACGCGATCCGCGAGGCCTGCACCGCTCTCGGCGTGCCGCCGTCGGAGTTCGGCGTCTGA
- a CDS encoding GntR family transcriptional regulator: protein MTASGGFTPESERVTRQLRDEIVDGVRRPGSRLVERELAETLGVSRLPVREALKTLVSEGLVTPRPRTWAVVREFTTSDIADLDEVRSGLETLGFRLAAQRHTREGLERLRATVDAELEAARAGDAVRARRAAADFHETVVSLAANELLNELERVLRSRLRWLLGQHDDLLAVALEHEALYQAIAERDVERVQELVLHHLAASRRAALGHHAQKRATGGREEGAERDAF, encoded by the coding sequence ATGACTGCGTCAGGGGGCTTCACGCCCGAGTCCGAGCGGGTCACACGGCAGTTGCGCGACGAGATCGTCGACGGTGTCCGGCGGCCGGGCAGCCGCCTGGTCGAACGCGAGCTGGCCGAGACGCTCGGGGTGAGCCGGCTGCCGGTGCGGGAAGCCCTCAAGACCCTGGTCTCCGAGGGGCTGGTGACGCCGAGGCCGCGCACCTGGGCGGTGGTGCGGGAGTTCACGACCAGCGACATCGCGGACCTGGACGAGGTGCGCTCGGGCCTGGAGACCCTGGGCTTCCGGCTCGCCGCGCAACGGCACACGCGTGAAGGGCTGGAGAGGCTGCGCGCGACGGTGGACGCGGAGCTGGAGGCGGCGCGCGCGGGTGACGCGGTGCGGGCGCGGCGGGCGGCGGCCGACTTCCACGAGACGGTCGTCTCGCTGGCCGCCAACGAGCTGCTCAACGAACTCGAACGGGTGCTGCGCAGCCGGCTGCGGTGGCTCCTGGGCCAGCACGACGACCTGCTGGCCGTGGCGCTGGAACACGAGGCCCTGTACCAGGCCATCGCCGAGCGGGACGTCGAACGGGTGCAGGAACTCGTCCTGCACCACCTGGCGGCCAGCCGCAGGGCCGCCCTGGGCCACCACGCTCAGAAGCGGGCCACGGGCGGCCGGGAAGAGGGCGCGGAGCGGGACGCGTTTTAG